TAATGCCCTCAAAACTAACCTCATCTACCTTTTCTTCACTAATTTCGTGCAATACTTTTCCAATTCTTACATCTTCACTATTATCTTCAAGATTTATGCGATTTGCAAATAGCCACATTTGAGTTTTACAGTGAATATAATAATTTATAAACGTCCCACTAATCATAAAAAATCATACTCCCTATTTAGTTTTTTAAAAAACTTTTCTCTATTAAACTTAAACTCTTCATCAAAAAATTCTTCATAATCTCTAATCAAATAAATTCCACAACACTCATCATTATATTCGTCAATTTTAAGATAAATTGGAATATTGTATGTAAAAAACTGCATTAAATAGTTTATTTTGCTTTTTAAAACCTCTTTTTTTGCAAAATTTTCAATTGAATTTAGATTTTTAAACTCTTCCCAAACCCTCTCTCCACTTAAAATATTACCTTCTACAAAATCTAAAACCTCTATTTTATACTCTCTAACATCAATATCATAAGGAAAAAATAGAGTTTGATGTTTTGTATCAATCAATTTCATCTTTTTTTTAATTTCTTTGTATTTTAAAGATTTAATCTCTTCTAAAAACTCATTATATCTACTATAACTACCCACAAACTCTAAATTTTTATTTTTTAATTTTTCTAATATAGCTAAATAATAAGCTTCAAAATCTTTGTTGATAAAATCTTTTTGCAAATTCTTATCTTTTAAACTAAATTCAATCCTTACATCCTTATACACTTTATATGAACTATCTTTATCAAAAAAATAAGCTATTCCTTTTGACTTAGCATTTCTATTAATTCTTCCTAAAAACTGCTCTTCTGCTTCAATTATTGAGATATCTTTTATCCCAACATCTAAATCAATATCAACACCCGCTTCAATAACTTGTGTAGCAACAATCACTATTTTTTTAGCTTCTTTGCTTCTTTTTATTACATAATTTCTAATTAATTTATTATCATCTCCGCTAAGTTCGTATATTTCATAACCTTCTAAATTTTCTTTTAAAAAATTATAAAATTCTCTTGCACTTTTTTTTGTAATAAACTCAACTAAAATTCTTCTATTTTGTTTAATAATTTCTAAAATTTTATTTTCATCATTTTCATCTTCTAATAAATTAAAATCACACTCAACCCTATCCTTAAAAAGTGGATTTTTAAAATATTTCTCACTTTTAATTAAACTTTTCCAATTATTTTTAGATTCTAAAAAATAATCAATCTTAGGCAAAGTAGCAGACATAATAATAAATTTAACATTCAAAACTTCACTAAATACCTCAAAAAATTCAGCCATAAACCACCAAACATTCAAATTATAACTTTGTATCTCATCAATAATAACCACCGAATTATAAAGTTGCCACAGAGGAAAATTATCTTCTTTATTTATTCCAAACAAAATATCAAAAAAATTAATATGAGTTGTAATTATTAAAGGAGAATGATAAAAAAGCCTATTTAAATAAACCTTTGTATAAAGATTTTCATCATCTTCTTCAACATCCATAGGAGTAATTGAGTTTATTACACTAAAATTTCTCCTAAAAATAGTCTCAATTACATTTTTAGTTTGTTCGACTAATGTATTAAATGGAAAAACATAAAAAATCTTAGTAGGATTTAATTTAAGTGCTAAATTTATTGAAGTTATCGTTTTTCCAGCCCCTGTTGGTGCGTGTAAATAATAAATATTTGAATTATCAATACTATTTTCTGCTTCTAAAAAAATCTCTTTTCTTAAAACATTTATACCACTAACACTTTTATTTTCTCTTATATTTTTAACTATTTCAAACTCTTCAAAATCTTTAAAAAAACTATCATCAATTTTCCCAAAATCTTCAATTTCTAAATTAGTCATATATTCAAGAGTAGCATAATAATCACTACTAATTAAAAGAGAAAATATAAACTTAATTGCTACAAATTTTTTTATATCCATATACTCTTTATCAATATTAAATTCTGCAAACTCACCTTCTAAATTTCTCTTTAATTTATCTACAAAATCACTAAATCCATCAAGTTTTGAGTGATGTTTTGAAATCAAAAAAGATAAAACTACTAAAAAAGTAAGCTTTTTATATGCTTCATCAATATCTTCTTCTCTTACAACTTCTTCAATAAATCTTTCATAAAAAAGCTTTGCACCTAAAAATGAGTGATTTGAATCTTTAATATCTAACTTCTCATACTCATCTCTAAACTCTTCATTTTTCATTTTTAAATATTGAAAAGCAGGATTACACTTTCCTTCATCGTGCAAAATAATAGCTTCTATTATTAAATTTTTTACAAACTCTCTATCTTTTATCTCAAAAACATTAGCTAACTTATCTAAATCTATATTTTTAAATTCAATTATTCTATCTAAATACTTTTTTACTAAACTTTTATGCTCTTTAAGTTTTTCTGGGGATTTTGTGGGGTGGATGTGGGAAAACATTATTTACCACAACATTTTTTATATTTCTTTCCACTCCCACAAGGACAAAGCTCATTTCTACCAATTTTTCTTTTAACTTTTAAAGTTTGTTTTAACCGGTATTCTTTTAAACCTTCAAATTTATTTTCTATTATTTTATTAGGTTTATTATCAAAATAAAATTGTTCAAAATGTATAAAATTATTCTCAAGTATAATCACAAACCAATTATTTATTTTTCGCTCATATGCATATAATTCACATTGTTTTTTTAATAGATCGTAATTATAAATTCGTTTACTAACAAAAACTACACCTATACGGGCTTTGTCAATATGTGGATAAAAATCTGTTCTTTGAGATTTTAAAATTAATTCAATTTGTTCTTTAATTAAGTTCTGAGAATAACAATCCAAGCTCAATAAAAATTTAGTTAGTATTGAAAAATTTTCTTTGTTTAACTCTTCTATTTGTTTAACTAAAAATTTTATATTATTTTTACAACCTTTAAAAAAAGTTGGTTTTTCAACTTTTTTATCTAATTTTCCCTCTTTCCAAAAATAATATAGGTCTATATCCTTTGAAAAACTACTATCAATAATAAGCTCAAATCCATTTTTAGGAAACTCTATATCATCAAAGTATAATCCTTCATTTAAAAAATAACCAAAAATATCTATCTCTTCAGCCATTTTAACTTGAGGGTAATCGTTATACTTAATTCTTCTTTCAACATAAACCAAAAATTCACTTGGTAAATCAATTATTTCAGAAATAATTCTTAAATCATTTAAATAAACAGACCATATCCATTCATCATTCTGAATAAAACCAAATTCTTTAAGAGAAGATAAGTTAGCAGTAATGTGATTTAGTGGCTCTAATGTTACATTTATCAAATATATATTATTAATTTTTTCTCTTTTTAGTTTCAATACCGTTTTTTTACTTTTATCTCTAAATTCCACTTCTTCGTCTGACAAAATATATTTTTTTGCTCTTATTGTTTGATTATATGCTTCTTCAACAAGTTTTTTCATATTACTTTTTATTTTTTCTACATTTCCTTTTTTTGCACCTTTAGAAAATTTACCACTTTTAGCTTCAACAATAAATATATTATTATCATATATAATTATCCCATCAACCTCATCATCAACACCATATTTTAGACTTTTATATACTTCGCAGTTAGGTAGTATTTTTTGAAATAACTCTAAAGATTTATCTTCTAAATATTCTCCTTTTTTCTTATAATAATTTTTTTGATGCTTTTTAGGTGGAATAATACTAATTATAATATTTTCAAGGATTGTATGTAGATTATAAATTATCAATGCAGGATTGAAACAATAATATTCACTATCTATTTTAATAAGTGGTTTATCATATATTAATGTATCATTTGTGGGAAAATATTCAATTTCTTCTTCTTTGTAAATTTTATTATCCCCAATCTCCATACTCAAAGCATCTAAAATTTCTTTTGGCAAAGATATTTTATGAATTTTAAATATAGAGTCATTAAAAGACACACCGGTTTTATCATAAATGTTTTGTAATTTTTCATTAACTTTTTTTATATTTTCTGAGTCTTTATATGTTTGCATAAATTCAATTTTTTCTTCATCATATGATATTTTCTCTAAATTTTTTATAAATTCTTGATAGGATAACATTATTTCATCAAAATATTGTTTTTGAATCTTCAAATTTTTTATAGGATATTCTGAAATATTTATTAGTTCATCAATTAGTTGTTTTGAATCTATACCATATCTATCTGTTAATATATCATCAAATTTAGAAAACAGTTCCCGACACATTTCTATTTTGTGTTCAGGATACGAATCCCCTCTTACAATCATATTATGAATAATTTGCTTAAATTTTATTTGACTTGGCTCTCCTTTATAATCAGAAGTCAATATTAGATATAATGCAGCATTATTTTTTAGATCCTCTATATTTTTATCTATTCGATTTAATATTTCTTCACTACACTCTTTTTGATTCAAATTTCCTACTGCAGAAACAAGACTATGAATATAGTCTAATTTAAAATTTTTTTCACTATCTAAATCTTCTTCAATTTTGTCAGGAGTAGTTAAACCATAAAATGCACCAAAATAATCTAAAATTTGTTTTGCATCACAACTTTGAATATCTTTTATTAATAAATTTATAATTTCTTTAATTTTAGATTCAAGTTCAGGTATATTTTCTTTTAACTGTTCTTGCAATTTCATTTGCTCTACTTCTCCTATTTCGGAAGTATTCATACTTCTCATTTTGCTTGTTATTCTTTCTATATACTCTTTGAATGGATCTTCTTTTTTTGGTAATTTTATTATCATTGTTTATTCCTTTCATCCATACCAAACTCCTTTCTCATCATATTCCCACATCTCATCACTATCAATTATACCACTGCTTAATACCATTTTATCCATCTCATACATTAAAAACTTCTTTTTCATCCCAATAGGCAAATACTCTTCATAAAAATATACTCTTCCAAACATAGGTTGTTTTAATGATTTGATTTTGCTTTTAGGAATTAATGATTTGCAAACCATAGGTTTTGTAGCTTTTTTAAGTTCAATTTCTTTAATATCGCTAATGTTTGCAAAATGGTCATTCTTCCCAAGATATGGAATATAAACACACTCTTTATTAAAAAGTTTTTCTCTTAATTTATTAAATTCATCACTTCCATTATCTAAAACTAAAATCTCCCAAGATGGATTTTCAAGCCATTGTTCTTTAACGACTAAATTTCCACCTTGTTCTTTACTTGCGTATCCTACTGAGTTGTTAAAAGTTATTATTTTTTTTGAAAACATAACTTCTTTTGGAATAATTGATACTTTTATATGTTTTAGTCTTTTATAAAATTCTGGATAATCTTTAATATCTTTATTATATCCATCAAGTCCTAAAATTGCCCCAAAAATACCAAGAAGTGCAATTTTATGAATATGAGAATATGTAAAATAGACATTACTATTAACATCTGGCTTTTTAAAATGTGCAAATTTACCGCTTAAATTAAAACTTATTGCTTTCATTAAAAAATACTTTTAACCTCATATTTTGTTTTAACTTTTAATTTGTAAGGGTCTGCAAATACTTCAACTTTTGCACCATCTCCGATTAAATTTTCAATTTCACTTAAATCAACTTCTCTATTTTCACTATCAAAAATTATATATTCACTCAAATCTGGCAAATATCTATCATTTTCAAACTCTACAAACAAAGCAAACTCATTATCACATCCAAATTTTGAATTTGTAGCAAAACTTGTAACTGCTTTTCTTGCTACTTTTTTAAACTCTTCAAAATCCTCTTTTGTGTAACCTTCAAAATTTTCAAGAACTCTTTTATATTCATTATAAGCATTTGGATTAACACTAAATCCATAAAAATAGTGTGCTTCATCTACCATAATTTTTGTCCCAAGTGTTGATTGATTAACATCATCTCCTTTTTTTATTTTACTTCCATCAGCAAAAGGTGATAATATATCTTGGACTTCAACATTTGTATTTTCAAATTTATTAAATCCTTGTCCAATTTGGACTGCTCCTGTAATTGAAATATTTTGTCCCTCTTCTGCAAAAGTAGCCCCAAAATTTTTAATATCAATACACTCAAAAAGATTTTTTAAAACCTTTTTTGTTGGTGTTTTTTTATCAAGTTCGCCAAAAAGTTCTTCATATCTCTCTTTTAGAGTTTTTGGTCTAAGATTACCTTTATCTTCAATATAGCTTTTTATATACATAACTTTTTTGCCTTCACTATCCCACATCTTCTTAATTGGATATTTAAGTGCTTTATCACTTCCAAATATCTCACCCTCACTTGTAGATTTTGGTCTGCCTGTAAAATCTGCATTCCAATTACTCATAATAGCCCTAACTCCAATCACTCCATATGCTCTCATAATTTAACTCCTTATTTTTAAAATGAATCTATTAAAAGGACTTTCATTAACACATATGAAACATTTATCTTCTTCTATAACATCTAAAAAAATACTAAAACTTGGATGATTATATTTATTATATTTTCCAGCATTTGCAATCCAAAAATAACAATTTTTTATATCTTGTAATAAATTTTTATTCCAATTTGATTTTGCTCCATGATGAGGAATTTGAAATACACATACTTCTTTTAAATAATTTTTATAATGATTTTTAAATTCTTTATAGTTTTTGTTAGCTTTAAGGTTTATATCTCCTGTTAAAATTTGTGCAAAACTCTTATTTTCTAACATAAGTTTTTTACCATATGGCACAAAACATGTCCGATAACAAATTTTATATTTATAAGGAAAATAATTATAAAAAATTTCATAATTATCTATTTTAACTAATGGTTTATGTAACATTACAAGAGAAGTGTCATTAAAATTACCTTTAATTTTTTTATAACATTGTTTTAAATATTCAACTGTTTTTTTATCAGAAAGATCTACTTTCTTAATATCAAGTTTTTTATCTAATATACAATCTTTAAACTCTTTTAAATCTTTTTTTAAACAAAAAAATCTAAACATCCAATATTTAATTTTAATATCTCCCTTATCTGATTTATGATTACCCTCTAAACTTTCTTCATTATTTACATTGCCCAAATTTATTTGAAGTTCAAAATTATCATTATCTTCAACATTAGGTATATCATCCTCTCCATTATGATTAGAAGGATGAATATAGTATATGTTATTTTTATTTATACCATATTCAATTAAAAAATTAGTAGGATCTTGTAAAAACTCTAAGTACCAATGATTATTTTTTGCAAAAGATAAATTTTTAGTTAATATATATAATCTTTCAATTTCTGTAAAATATGGTAAGAAAACATACTTAGGTTTATTTTTTTTAAGCAAATATTCTAAGCCATTAATATGGTCCTTATGAAAATGTGAAATTACTAACATATCAGTGTTTTTTTCATTTAAGTAATTTAAATAATCGTCAATTACACATTTTATATATTCTTCACTTCCACCACAATCATAGATAAAACTAAATTTATTATTTTTATACTTGATAAGTCCACTATAAAATAATCCTTGTCCAACATTATGAAAGACAAATTTACCAAGTAAACTCATTTTTCATCCTTTTTATAGAATATATTATCAGCTAAAATTCCAACTAACAGCTTATCTCTTTTAACCCTATCACATTCAAAGCTTTCAACTAATGCAAGTGCATTATTAAACTTCCTGTAATTTAAAGGAATCTCGTGTTTATAGTTAAAAAACAAGCTCTCTATTTCTTCTTTTAGTTTTTTAACTTTCCCTGCTCTTAAAAATGGCTCAATCATATCAGCTCTTTTTTCACTTTTTTTACTTTTATCAAGCAAATATTTAATTATTTGCCCAGCTAAAATAAAAAACTCATCTTCATTTAACTCTTCTAAATTTTCAATTTTTTCTTCAATATTTTTTAAACTATTTTTAATATCCATCCTCTCTCCTTCATATTCTAAAATTGATAATTTTAAATTCAAAGATTGTTGTGCTTTTTTTAATCTATTTTCTTTTAAATGCCACAAAATAAAATCATCAGCATATTTTTTATTAACCTTAAAAAGTGGTTTTATCTCACCTTTTTTTAGAGCTTTCATAGCATCACGAGTAAGATAAAAAAGAGTTTGTACTTTATGAGGTAATTTATTCCACACATCTGAATATAACGATAAAGTTTTGTTATAAAAAATTTCATTTATTTTTTCATATAAAAGACTATATCTCTCTATCTTTTCATCTTCCCCATCTTTTGATAAAAAATCTTTGTATATAAACTCAGGATAAATTCTATCTTCACTCACAACAATATCAAAATCAACAATTTCAGCCACATCATTATTATTTTCTTTATAAACATAAATCCCGCTTTTATTATTTTTAGCTTCTTTATTAAAATCTCTAACATACTTTAAAAAATCAAAAAGTTTTTTATGTAAAATTATTTCATCTTTTTCAACTAAAAAAGGCAATTCAAACCCTCTTGTTTTATGAGCTAAAAATGGCTTTTTTGCATTTAATCCAACATTAAAATCACTAAGTCCATAAATTTTATTATCTATTTTATATGTATATTCGATTTTGTTATAAATTTTTAAAGCATAATAAATTTTTGCTTCATTTTCATACTTTTTAATATCTTCATCAAAAAATATTTTAATATACTCATTTTCTTTAATTAGTTCTTTTTTATTTTTAATTTCTTCAAAGACTTTTAAAAATCTGTTTTTTTTAATTTCTACATCTTTTTGTCTTTTTTCATCAAAAATATAATCTTTAAAATCTTCTAAAACTTCTTTTTCTTTTTTCTTATTAAAACTTTTAAAATCTATTAAATTTTCATAAAGTTTTTCAATAAAATAATCTTTATTTTCATCATTAAATTCTTTTGCTTTACAAAATAAAGTAAGGTAATTATTATTATGAATTCTCTTTTTAGGAGGGTCAATTGATTTATTTGAATTTAAATAATTGCTTATATAATCTCTTTTACAAAACCACTCATACATTTGAGAAGCTATATTATCTTCTAAATCAGTTAAACACATCTTTTTATCACAATCTTTTTTAAATTTATACTTATAAAATTCTATATTATCGCCAATTTTCACATATAGCCCATCTTTAAGTTTATAGTTATCAATTATTGCTTTATCTAAATCAAAATCAATCTTTTCTAAAATATCTCTAATCATCCTCATCTCCAAAATCAACTGATTTTATTTCTTTTAAAAATCCTCCCCCAATTAAAGCATTTTTCTCTCCAAGTCCATATCCAAATCCAACAAAAGAAAGTTTCTTAGCAATCTCGTTATCTTTAATACTTGCAATTATTTTATTTCCAAAAAAATCTTTATCTTTATATCTTACTTTAAATGGCTTTTTATTTTTAAATTTTAAATATCCAATAAAATCAGCCTTTGTAACATTTTCACCGGATATAAAGTTATATTTTTTTATCAAATTATTAGTTAATCTATCAATAAACAATAAAATATCTCCGCTCTCTTTATATGTCCAAAAGCGATTATTTTTAAGAGTTACAAACACTGGATTTAAAGTAATAAAATTTTTATATTCTCTAAATTTTACTTCTCTAAATTTAATACCCTCAACTCTTAAAAACTTATCTTCCCACATAATACTACTAACAAGCAAATCAATATATTTTTTATCAAAACTTCTAAAAATAAAATTAGTTTTACCCTCATAATATCCGTCTTTTGGATTATTAAAATTTGAAAAAACATACTTAAATTTATTTTCAAGATGTGAAGTGTCACCTTTACTCATAAAATATGAAGCTAAAAATTTCGATATCACTTCAAGTGAAGACTTATGATAAATTCTATGCTTTAATTCAACATCAATTTTTAATTCAAAATATCTCATTTGACCCCTTTTTCGTTAAAACATTTTAACATATTATTAATTTTTTCCAACCTACTTTTCTTGATTTTTTTTCTAAACCTCGATATAATGGCAAAAGCAAAGTGATTTTTGAAAATTTATTGTTTTTTAGAAATGGTTGGAAAATCCCTAAAATTAGGACACCAATCTTTTAAAAAGCCCAAAATCTTATGTATTCAACCGATACACGCAGTGTTTGGAAACCATAAAACAATATAATTAACTTGATTAGTAAAATGATTCAACCGATACACGTAGTGTTTGGAAACATCATAGCAATTGATGCTAACTCTTTTTCAGTGTTTATTCAACCGATACACGTAGTGTTTGGAAACTAAATATTAGGCATTTCTATTCCTTTTTTATAAAAATTCAACCGATACACGTAGTGTTTGGAAACTTTAAAGTTGCCATATTAGCTCCTCTTAGCCTTCGTATTCAACCGATACACGTAGTGTTTGGAAACTTATACCCTTATTGTACAAATGTTAAAAAATATGTTATTCAACCGATACACGTAGTGTTTGGAAACTCGTAATTTAATATATTTTTTGTTAAATTATTTCTTATTCAACCGATACACGTAGTGTTTGGAAACTTATCTAGTTTAGGTTCTAGGTAATCGAATAACGCATATTCAACCGATACACGTAGTGTTTGGAAACTTTTTATCATCTTTAAATAAAGAATAATTTAAAATAAATTCAACCGATACACGTAGTGTTTGGAAACTAGATTGTATGGATGGTAATGTTAAGAAAAAGTCATTCAACCGATACACGTAGTGTTTGGAAACAGCATTTAATCTACTGCCTTTTTGTAATCTTAATTTCTTCAAGCAATACACATTGTGTTTGTAAAATCGAATTTTTTTCTTTACATAAATAATCTATATACCTTTAATCAACACGTAAAATAAAAGTATAAGAGTATAAGAAAAATAGAAAATATGAATAAATTTTGATAGATTATAAAAAAATATTTAAAAAAAATCACTCTAAAAGCTTACTTCCAGTAGTAATATAATATTCTGCATTTTTTATTATTTTTTGCCCTTGTGTAAAATCAAATTCTGGTAATATTTCTAATTCTCCTTCAAATTTTTGATTATTAAATTTTAAATAGTTTTTAAGTGGATTTTTATAATTATTGGTTTGATAAATTCCTTTTATAAGGTTGCAGTTATAATTTTTCTCTTTAATACTTTCCAATTTCATCAATCCAAATCCATATCTTACATCACCACCAATATATATCTTTTTTATTTCATCTAAATACTCTTTTTTGCAGTTTATATATCCAACCCACTCTCCAACCCACTCTATATTATTTGGATATATTAAATCTATCTCATGTAAACTTTCATCTTTTGCATTAAGAGAGGTTGGATTAATTGCAGTAGATGTAAAGCTTTTTACATATTTTTGTCTAAACTCACTTTCACTCATGTCGCCAAGATAAAGTTCCCCATTTTTATAACTTGGATATAATACTTTTCCATCTATTTTTGGATAAAAACACGATATTTCTTCGAATATATGCTCACTATGTTTACCTGTTATTTTAAAATACTCATTTGTCAAAGCACCCCACATTGTAATACCTGGAATAAAAATGCGAGTCTCATTTACAACACCCCAACCACCTTGCCCAATATTAATTGGCTCAATTTGTTTAAAAGTTAGCTCAAACCATTTATTATCACTCATTTTCACTCACTTTTAATGCTTTTGCGTGGTATCTTGCATAAATTAAAGCTTTTTCAAGAATCTCTTTAAAAAATAGAAGTTGATGTATATCGTTTGAGAGATTTCTAAAAAACTCTTCATCATCTGCATTTTCAATATTTACAAATTCTTTTAGTTTTTCTATTTTCTTAATAAAAATATCATCAATTTTATTTGCTTTACAATAAACCCAATAAACATACACTCCATCATTAGCTAATACACCAAGAGATTTATCTATATAGTTTTTATACTTTGTTCGTTCTTTATCTTTGTTCTTAATTGATTCAACTATTTCAAACCCAACTTCATTAATAATTGCATCAAGATTCTTCATTTTACTCTCCTATTTTAAATCAATTTTTAACCTACCAAATCCTCTTGTTGTCATTCCACCAATTCCAAGAGTTTCATAGTAGTGTTTTGTATCATCAAGAGCATTAAATACTAAATTTAGATCTGGTAAGTCATTATCTACTCTTTTGAATCCTCTAATTTCACCTTTAAATATAGTTCCCCTTGGAATAGCCTCACTTGTAAATAAAGCACCCTCTTTTGCAGCACCAGTAATAGGGTCTATTGAAACAGAGGTTCTAACTTCTAAATTTGAATTAATTATTTGAGAAATTAAACTATCTGGAACAATTACAATATCTTCTTTTTTGAAATCTAAATTATTTAAATCTAAATCTTTTTTTATAGGTCCCCTAACTTCTAAATTAAGCCATCCAAGATTTAAATAACCTTCACTCCCATTAGCAGTTAAGATTGTATTGTCTTCAATTTCAAAATTTTCATTAAGTAGTTTTGGTGATGTAATCCATTTCGTTCCAAGTCTTGTATATACTGGAAAATATAATATGTTTAAATCACTAAAAAATAGCATTCCTTGATTTGAAATATCTTTTTTAGCAAACCCAAAACCTTTACAAACTATACATCTCCCACAATGTCCAGTATTACTCATTTTTGAATCTTCAAAAGTTTTATTAGCTTGATCATCTTGCCCTGCACACTTTATTCTTGCATATCTATTGCCATCAAACTCTTTCATCCAATCTTTTGGATTCTCAAATAAATCTTCTAAACTTTTATCTTTTCTTTTTTGTAAATCTTTTTTATATTCATCTTTAAATTTACTTTGTAACTCCATAGCTACATAATATCTCCATGTCCCAGCCAAACTGCTTCCTGGAATTTTTGGAATATATGTTATAGGGTCTCTTACAATTGTATTATCAACTCTACCAATTGTATATCCACCAGTGCCAATATATATTGGGTCCGTTGCTATTGCACAAATCACTTTTTCAACTACATTATTATTCATTTTATATCTCCTTTAAAGTTGTATGATAATAATCAAACATATCTAAAAATTTTTTCATTTCATTAAAGCCATAATCTTTAATACCAAATTGTTGTATATCAATTTCATTTTGCTTAAAAGTGCTTTTCATAAACATTTTAAA
This Caminibacter mediatlanticus TB-2 DNA region includes the following protein-coding sequences:
- a CDS encoding RAMP superfamily CRISPR-associated protein — translated: MNNNVVEKVICAIATDPIYIGTGGYTIGRVDNTIVRDPITYIPKIPGSSLAGTWRYYVAMELQSKFKDEYKKDLQKRKDKSLEDLFENPKDWMKEFDGNRYARIKCAGQDDQANKTFEDSKMSNTGHCGRCIVCKGFGFAKKDISNQGMLFFSDLNILYFPVYTRLGTKWITSPKLLNENFEIEDNTILTANGSEGYLNLGWLNLEVRGPIKKDLDLNNLDFKKEDIVIVPDSLISQIINSNLEVRTSVSIDPITGAAKEGALFTSEAIPRGTIFKGEIRGFKRVDNDLPDLNLVFNALDDTKHYYETLGIGGMTTRGFGRLKIDLK
- a CDS encoding CRISPR-associated endoribonuclease Cas6; this encodes MRYFELKIDVELKHRIYHKSSLEVISKFLASYFMSKGDTSHLENKFKYVFSNFNNPKDGYYEGKTNFIFRSFDKKYIDLLVSSIMWEDKFLRVEGIKFREVKFREYKNFITLNPVFVTLKNNRFWTYKESGDILLFIDRLTNNLIKKYNFISGENVTKADFIGYLKFKNKKPFKVRYKDKDFFGNKIIASIKDNEIAKKLSFVGFGYGLGEKNALIGGGFLKEIKSVDFGDEDD